From a single Micromonospora carbonacea genomic region:
- a CDS encoding class I SAM-dependent methyltransferase, with product MLDIEDRLTLDERSAVDFVLGLRKRWADTVYPALTREYAATGEPAATIADAGATLRDLPLYPWFSHLERVQQKMLWKTAGEAVLGRRDELAAQLAEVPAHPLGALTLDPDLDLPSWYTDYDIHIQPGGFFSDDMSAYVYEFGARIVMLRDNDGYKFHRLFTETALPDLPAATRVVDIGCGFGKSTRPLVGRYPSAQVVGVDLAAPGLRLAHAEAEAQGLAIDYRQADGRATGLDDASCDVVTGTMVLHEMPAEAIRETIVEAARLLKPGGALRFLEFQLTGDPLRDATVYEHAERNNEPFFHALFGSDLLAVCAEAGLVDASWTPFDERRAGVRPEGWGDRVEWHFPWAVLAATKPEA from the coding sequence ATGCTGGACATCGAGGATCGACTCACCCTCGACGAACGCTCCGCCGTGGACTTCGTCCTCGGCCTGCGCAAGCGCTGGGCGGACACCGTCTACCCCGCCCTGACCCGGGAGTACGCCGCCACCGGCGAACCGGCGGCCACCATCGCCGACGCCGGCGCGACCCTGCGCGACCTGCCGCTCTACCCGTGGTTCAGCCACCTGGAACGGGTGCAGCAGAAGATGCTGTGGAAGACCGCCGGGGAGGCCGTCCTGGGCCGCCGCGACGAGCTGGCCGCCCAGCTCGCCGAGGTGCCGGCGCATCCGCTCGGCGCGCTCACCCTCGACCCCGACCTGGACCTGCCCTCGTGGTACACCGACTACGACATCCACATCCAGCCGGGCGGCTTCTTCTCCGACGACATGTCCGCCTACGTCTACGAGTTCGGCGCGCGCATCGTCATGCTGCGCGACAACGACGGCTACAAGTTCCACCGGCTGTTCACCGAGACCGCGCTGCCGGACCTGCCGGCGGCCACCCGGGTCGTCGACATCGGCTGCGGGTTCGGCAAGAGCACCCGCCCGCTGGTCGGCCGCTACCCGTCGGCGCAGGTCGTCGGCGTCGACCTGGCCGCGCCCGGGCTGCGCCTGGCGCACGCCGAGGCCGAGGCGCAGGGGCTGGCCATCGACTACCGGCAGGCCGACGGGCGGGCCACCGGCCTCGACGACGCCTCCTGCGACGTCGTCACCGGCACGATGGTGCTGCACGAGATGCCCGCCGAGGCGATCCGGGAGACGATCGTCGAGGCGGCCCGCCTGCTCAAGCCCGGGGGCGCGCTGCGCTTCCTGGAGTTCCAGCTCACCGGCGACCCGCTGCGCGACGCCACCGTCTACGAGCACGCCGAGCGCAACAACGAGCCGTTCTTCCACGCGCTGTTCGGTTCCGACCTGCTCGCCGTCTGCGCCGAGGCGGGCCTGGTCGACGCGAGCTGGACCCCGTTCGACGAGCGCCGCGCCGGCGTACGCCCCGAGGGCTGGGGCGACCGGGTCGAGTGGCACTTCCCCTGGGCCGTGCTGGCCGCGACGAAGCCGGAGGCGTGA
- a CDS encoding DUF2470 domain-containing protein, with protein sequence MTGQPHRPASHDAGQPFDADTVRAVCGHMNADHADDSLLICRALGGCPNATRARATGLDADGMDFAVAVDGIEVPVRIPFARRISERAEIRREVVRMHEQACDAFGLPPRSAERNTRSRPGLK encoded by the coding sequence GTGACCGGGCAGCCGCACCGGCCGGCGTCCCACGATGCCGGGCAGCCGTTCGACGCCGACACCGTGCGCGCGGTCTGCGGGCACATGAACGCCGACCACGCCGACGACTCGCTGCTGATCTGCCGCGCCCTCGGCGGCTGCCCGAACGCCACCCGGGCGCGGGCGACGGGGCTGGACGCCGACGGCATGGACTTCGCCGTCGCCGTCGACGGCATCGAGGTGCCGGTGCGGATCCCGTTCGCCCGGCGGATCAGCGAACGGGCCGAGATCCGGCGGGAGGTGGTCCGGATGCACGAGCAGGCGTGCGACGCGTTCGGCCTGCCGCCCCGTTCGGCTGAGAGAAACACCAGGTCAAGGCCGGGTCTCAAGTGA
- a CDS encoding ABC transporter ATP-binding protein, whose translation MAIKAMGRRTQQPATVSEDSWIEVAGLDKQYQPRRSAPTQALRDINLTVRRGEFISVVGPSGCGKTTLLKILAGLSPKTAGTVRIAGTEVVRPLREVGMVFQAPTLLPWRTIFDNVMVPAEIQKLDPARHRARAQELLDMVGLTGFERKYPHELSGGMQQRAGICRALVHDPAVLLMDEPFGALDAMTREYMNVELLRIWRESGQTAVLVTHSIPEAVFLSDRVVVLSPRPGRIAEILTIDLDRPRDLGVMSSDRAGVYVERIRRHFNAAGVID comes from the coding sequence ATGGCCATCAAGGCGATGGGTCGCCGGACGCAGCAGCCGGCAACGGTGTCGGAGGACTCCTGGATCGAGGTCGCCGGCCTGGACAAGCAGTACCAGCCGCGCCGGTCGGCGCCGACCCAGGCCCTGCGCGACATCAACCTGACCGTACGCCGGGGCGAGTTCATCTCGGTCGTTGGCCCGTCGGGTTGCGGCAAGACCACCCTGCTCAAGATCCTCGCCGGGTTGAGCCCGAAGACGGCCGGCACGGTGCGGATCGCCGGCACCGAGGTGGTCCGCCCCCTCCGCGAGGTCGGGATGGTGTTCCAGGCCCCCACGCTGCTGCCCTGGCGCACCATCTTCGACAACGTCATGGTGCCGGCGGAGATCCAGAAGCTGGATCCCGCCCGGCACCGGGCCCGCGCCCAGGAGCTGCTGGACATGGTGGGCCTGACCGGCTTCGAGCGGAAGTACCCGCACGAGCTCAGCGGCGGCATGCAGCAGCGTGCCGGCATCTGCCGGGCGCTGGTGCACGATCCCGCCGTGCTGCTCATGGACGAGCCGTTCGGCGCGCTCGACGCGATGACCCGCGAGTACATGAACGTCGAGCTGCTGCGCATCTGGCGGGAGAGCGGACAGACCGCGGTGCTGGTCACCCACTCCATCCCGGAGGCGGTCTTCCTCTCCGACCGGGTGGTGGTGCTCAGCCCCCGCCCCGGCCGGATCGCCGAGATCCTCACCATCGACCTGGACCGGCCCCGCGACCTGGGCGTCATGTCCTCGGACCGGGCGGGCGTCTACGTCGAACGCATCCGCCGCCACTTCAACGCCGCCGGCGTCATCGACTGA
- a CDS encoding M20/M25/M40 family metallo-hydrolase, with protein MPHPDTAAALAAVDTHFDEFVAELQQLCRIRSRRQEPDQMAATARFIADSVHRWGGQAEIIEWEQSHPYVLAEIPGAGRRRLLHFTHYDVEVEPAGDDADWISPPYAAEIHDGRLYARGVADDKGALMSRIHAVAAWRLAGLTPPVTSRFIFEGKQWLHSPGLGSFCAAHADRLASDAALWENSWRDGQDRPLLKLAEKGVLYLRLTVRTLPRDLTSQNTALLPAATARLAAALAQLQRPDGTVTVPGFADDVRPLTDAERDLLAEVEFDGDFLRERAGVRGFTGGLDDRQAAVAIRTVPTLTVAGIAGGDMRDDVTLGIPATAAAKVEIRLVPGQDPQRVLAAVRDHLAATGFGDVGIEVMATSRPNMTDHRDPFVALVADAARRAYGAEPVIEPYTQWIGNQGALAARPIVGVGVSRADSGVDGPNENIRLDDYRDGIRHVIEVMAALAVTG; from the coding sequence ATGCCCCACCCGGACACCGCCGCCGCGCTCGCCGCGGTGGACACCCACTTCGACGAGTTCGTCGCCGAGCTCCAGCAGCTCTGCCGCATCCGCAGCCGCCGGCAGGAGCCCGACCAGATGGCGGCCACCGCCCGGTTCATCGCCGACTCCGTGCACCGCTGGGGCGGCCAGGCCGAGATCATCGAGTGGGAGCAGTCCCACCCGTACGTGCTGGCCGAGATCCCCGGCGCGGGGCGGCGTCGGCTGCTGCACTTCACCCACTACGACGTCGAGGTCGAACCGGCCGGCGACGACGCCGACTGGATCAGCCCGCCGTACGCGGCCGAGATCCACGACGGCCGCCTCTACGCCCGGGGCGTCGCCGACGACAAGGGCGCGTTGATGTCGCGCATCCACGCGGTCGCCGCCTGGCGGCTGGCGGGCCTGACCCCGCCGGTCACCAGCCGGTTCATCTTCGAGGGCAAGCAGTGGCTGCACAGCCCCGGCCTCGGCTCGTTCTGCGCGGCGCACGCCGACCGGCTGGCCAGCGACGCGGCGCTGTGGGAGAACTCGTGGCGCGACGGGCAGGACCGGCCGCTGCTCAAGCTCGCCGAGAAGGGCGTGCTCTACCTGCGGCTCACCGTCCGCACCCTGCCCCGCGACCTGACCAGCCAGAACACGGCGCTGCTGCCGGCCGCGACGGCCCGGCTCGCCGCCGCCCTGGCGCAGTTGCAGCGCCCCGACGGCACGGTCACCGTGCCCGGCTTCGCCGACGACGTGCGCCCGCTCACCGACGCCGAACGCGACCTGCTCGCCGAGGTGGAGTTCGACGGTGACTTCCTGCGCGAGCGGGCCGGCGTGCGCGGCTTCACCGGCGGGCTGGACGACCGGCAGGCCGCCGTGGCGATCCGCACCGTGCCGACGCTGACCGTCGCCGGCATCGCCGGCGGCGACATGCGCGACGACGTCACCCTGGGCATCCCCGCCACCGCCGCCGCGAAGGTCGAGATCCGGCTGGTGCCCGGCCAGGACCCGCAGCGGGTGCTCGCCGCCGTCCGCGACCATCTCGCCGCCACCGGCTTCGGCGACGTCGGCATCGAGGTGATGGCGACCAGCCGGCCGAACATGACCGACCACCGCGACCCGTTCGTCGCCCTGGTCGCCGACGCCGCCCGCCGGGCCTACGGCGCCGAACCGGTGATCGAGCCGTACACCCAGTGGATCGGCAACCAGGGTGCCCTCGCCGCCCGGCCCATCGTCGGCGTCGGCGTGTCCCGCGCCGACTCCGGGGTGGACGGGCCCAACGAGAACATCCGCCTCGACGACTACCGCGACGGCATCAGGCACGTCATCGAGGTCATGGCCGCCCTGGCGGTGACCGGGTGA
- a CDS encoding oxidoreductase yields the protein MADEKLRKLLSPVRLASLTLRNRVFVPGHTTNFGLHNEPTARLAAYHAERARGGAGLIITEAIRVHPTSAGRSISLGAFTDASVPAYQRVTDAVHAHGARIFAQVMHAGRQANGDATRTAAWSSSPVAWAAGAHVPHAMGRRDLATVVDAFAAAARRMRRAGFDGLEVHAGHGHLLQQFLSPHTNRRADDYGGSLANRMRLTHEVLAAVHAAVADLPVGLRISADEFLPGGLDPDAMVEIVTRLRAEHPLAYVHVSHSAYHGSWSLATQMADMSFGHAPFRHHAARFSREFPDLPVLAVCRLDSLPEAAELIAAGEADLVGLARPHIADPHLVRKAAAGRQHETRSCLACNQGCIARVEASLPITCVVNPEVGVEREWASARRRHVPARRVLVVGGGPAGLAAATAARRAGHRVTLAEAADDLGGQVRVAARVPGRERLGLLTRDLAAEARAAGVELLLGHRVTAAGARDGGYDDVVVATGSRPARRALPGGPPVLDLWQAVDLLAAPDAGGGTYVVLDDDGTWAASSVAEALARRGARVHLVSPTASLAARITTYSRLALLRRFTELGVVVHPLRTPRVVDGGTIALTGPLAGVDVPVDDVTAVVDAGAPAADDTLFRHLDAAPDGPRIHLVGDANAPRTTLEAVYEGRYAGAFLGRHDSPDAAAVALAY from the coding sequence ATGGCGGACGAGAAGCTGCGGAAGCTCCTCTCGCCGGTCCGCCTCGCCTCGCTGACCCTGCGCAACCGGGTCTTCGTCCCGGGCCACACCACCAACTTCGGCCTGCACAACGAGCCCACGGCCCGGCTCGCCGCCTACCACGCCGAGCGGGCCCGCGGCGGCGCCGGGCTGATCATCACCGAGGCGATCCGGGTGCACCCCACCAGCGCCGGACGCAGCATCAGCCTCGGCGCCTTCACCGACGCGAGCGTCCCGGCGTACCAGCGGGTCACCGACGCCGTGCACGCCCACGGCGCGCGGATCTTCGCCCAGGTCATGCACGCCGGCCGGCAGGCCAACGGCGACGCCACCCGCACCGCCGCCTGGTCGTCCTCGCCGGTGGCCTGGGCCGCCGGGGCGCACGTGCCGCACGCCATGGGCCGCCGCGACCTCGCCACCGTCGTCGACGCGTTCGCCGCCGCCGCCCGCCGGATGCGGCGGGCCGGCTTCGACGGGCTGGAGGTCCACGCCGGACACGGGCACCTGCTCCAGCAGTTCCTCTCCCCGCACACCAACCGCCGCGCCGACGACTACGGCGGCAGCCTGGCCAACCGGATGCGGCTGACCCACGAGGTCCTCGCCGCCGTGCACGCCGCCGTCGCCGACCTGCCGGTCGGGCTGCGGATCAGCGCCGACGAGTTCCTCCCCGGCGGGCTCGACCCCGACGCGATGGTGGAGATCGTCACCCGGCTGCGTGCGGAGCACCCGCTGGCCTACGTCCACGTCAGTCACTCCGCCTACCACGGCAGCTGGTCGCTGGCCACCCAGATGGCCGACATGAGCTTCGGGCACGCGCCCTTCCGCCACCACGCCGCCCGGTTCTCCCGGGAGTTCCCCGACCTGCCGGTGCTGGCCGTCTGCCGGCTCGACAGCCTGCCCGAGGCGGCCGAGCTGATCGCGGCGGGGGAGGCCGACCTGGTCGGCCTGGCCCGCCCGCACATCGCCGACCCGCACCTGGTCCGCAAGGCCGCCGCCGGCCGGCAGCACGAGACGCGCTCCTGCCTGGCCTGCAACCAGGGCTGCATCGCCCGCGTCGAGGCCAGCCTGCCGATCACCTGCGTGGTCAACCCCGAGGTCGGCGTCGAACGGGAGTGGGCCTCGGCCCGGCGTCGGCACGTGCCAGCCCGTCGGGTGCTGGTGGTCGGCGGCGGACCGGCCGGCCTGGCCGCCGCCACCGCCGCCCGCCGCGCCGGTCACCGGGTCACCCTCGCCGAGGCCGCCGACGACCTCGGCGGCCAGGTCCGCGTCGCGGCCCGGGTGCCCGGCCGGGAGCGGCTCGGCCTGCTCACCCGCGACCTCGCCGCCGAGGCCCGCGCCGCCGGCGTCGAGCTCCTCCTCGGCCACCGGGTCACCGCCGCCGGGGCACGCGACGGCGGCTACGACGACGTGGTGGTGGCCACCGGCTCCCGCCCCGCCCGCCGCGCCCTGCCCGGCGGGCCGCCCGTGCTCGACCTGTGGCAGGCGGTCGACCTGCTCGCCGCGCCCGACGCCGGCGGCGGCACGTACGTCGTCCTCGACGACGACGGCACCTGGGCCGCGTCCTCCGTCGCCGAGGCGCTGGCCCGGCGGGGCGCCCGGGTGCACCTCGTCTCCCCGACGGCGAGCCTCGCCGCCCGGATCACCACCTACTCCCGACTGGCGCTGCTGCGGCGCTTCACCGAACTCGGTGTCGTCGTCCATCCACTGCGGACCCCCCGCGTGGTGGACGGCGGCACGATCGCCCTGACCGGCCCACTGGCCGGCGTCGACGTGCCCGTCGACGACGTCACCGCCGTCGTCGACGCCGGAGCGCCGGCCGCCGACGACACCCTGTTCCGCCACCTGGACGCGGCACCCGACGGACCCCGGATCCACCTCGTCGGTGACGCCAACGCACCCCGCACCACGCTGGAGGCGGTCTACGAGGGCCGGTACGCCGGCGCGTTCCTCGGCCGCCACGACAGCCCCGACGCCGCCGCGGTGGCCCTCGCCTACTGA
- a CDS encoding heme oxygenase (biliverdin-producing), with protein sequence MSTAPVPFSARLRAASQGAHAAAEGQHYVTALVAGHVDLAGYVDLVVQHHALYQALESAAEAMRDDPLAGPFVDDALTRLPALEADLTHLVGPDWARRSAPHAATLAYADRIRAVATTSPERFVAHHYTRYLGDLSGGRHIGRAVARRYGLSAQAGAAFYAFDRITRPKAYKDAYRARLDALPLDPAAEAALLEEVLLAYRHNTAVFAALARHVPDAVAGADAGATEAVATEAVA encoded by the coding sequence ATGAGCACAGCACCCGTCCCGTTCTCGGCCCGGTTGCGGGCCGCCAGCCAGGGCGCCCACGCCGCCGCCGAGGGCCAGCACTACGTCACGGCGCTGGTCGCCGGGCACGTGGACCTCGCCGGCTACGTCGACCTCGTGGTGCAGCACCACGCCCTCTACCAGGCGTTGGAGTCGGCTGCCGAGGCGATGCGCGACGACCCGCTCGCCGGGCCGTTCGTCGACGACGCGTTGACCCGGCTGCCCGCGCTGGAGGCGGACCTGACCCACCTGGTCGGGCCGGACTGGGCGCGGCGGAGCGCACCGCACGCGGCGACGCTGGCCTACGCCGACCGGATCCGCGCCGTCGCCACCACCTCCCCGGAGCGCTTCGTCGCCCACCACTACACCCGCTACCTCGGCGACCTCTCCGGCGGCCGGCACATCGGCCGGGCCGTCGCCCGGCGGTACGGGCTGAGCGCGCAGGCGGGGGCCGCCTTCTACGCGTTCGACCGGATCACCCGGCCGAAGGCGTACAAGGACGCCTACCGGGCACGGCTGGACGCCCTGCCGCTCGACCCGGCGGCCGAGGCCGCCCTGCTGGAGGAGGTGCTGCTGGCGTACCGGCACAACACGGCGGTCTTCGCCGCGCTGGCCCGGCACGTGCCCGACGCCGTCGCCGGCGCCGACGCCGGGGCGACGGAGGCCGTGGCGACGGAGGCCGTGGCGTGA
- a CDS encoding alpha/beta fold hydrolase — translation MTRVRGRAARGYVDLPWGQVHYRHAGTPGRPALLVVHQSPLSSATYDLALAPLARRGLHVVAVDTPGFGMSDAPPQPWTIPQYAAALWQTADALGLDRVRLLGQHTGAVIAAEAALRDPRRVHRLILQGLPLYDDAERARKKVTYAPGYTPDRDGSHLRVIWDRVWGLYPRLSPEEADRQVAEYLMTGPDYATAYRAVFDHRLDTAALAAVPTVLLHGADDLVDRMTPVVRAALPHAPLVTIPGGTDFVSDEQPEAFADAVAAQCDLDAPAVTP, via the coding sequence GTGACCCGGGTCCGGGGCCGCGCCGCGCGCGGCTACGTCGACCTGCCCTGGGGCCAGGTCCACTACCGGCACGCCGGGACGCCGGGACGCCCGGCCCTGCTCGTCGTGCACCAGTCGCCGCTGTCGTCGGCGACCTACGACCTGGCGCTGGCCCCGCTGGCCCGGCGCGGGCTGCACGTCGTCGCCGTGGACACCCCCGGCTTCGGGATGTCCGACGCGCCGCCGCAGCCGTGGACCATCCCGCAGTACGCCGCCGCCCTCTGGCAGACCGCCGACGCCCTCGGCCTGGACCGGGTGCGCCTGCTCGGCCAGCACACCGGCGCGGTGATCGCCGCGGAGGCCGCCCTGCGGGACCCGCGCCGGGTCCACCGGCTCATCCTCCAGGGCCTGCCGCTCTACGACGACGCCGAACGCGCCCGCAAGAAGGTGACCTACGCCCCCGGCTACACGCCGGACCGCGACGGGTCGCACCTGCGGGTGATCTGGGACCGGGTCTGGGGGCTCTACCCCCGGCTCAGCCCCGAGGAGGCGGACCGGCAGGTCGCCGAGTACCTGATGACCGGGCCGGACTACGCCACCGCGTACCGGGCCGTCTTCGACCACCGGCTGGACACCGCCGCCCTGGCCGCCGTGCCGACCGTGCTGCTGCACGGCGCCGACGACCTGGTCGACCGGATGACGCCCGTGGTCCGGGCCGCCCTGCCGCACGCCCCGCTGGTCACCATCCCCGGCGGCACCGACTTCGTCTCCGACGAGCAGCCGGAGGCGTTCGCCGACGCCGTCGCCGCCCAGTGCGACCTCGACGCCCCGGCGGTGACCCCGTGA
- a CDS encoding ABC transporter permease, translating to MADTEVVETTAPAPGPTAPRRRRVDLRERPQLWLVPTVFVVVVLAWEYGTRLLDVDEYVLPRPSQIVEALHRQLTDEQFWGHFWVTSQEALLGFAIGVGAAVLLGTFISQIKVVEATLMPYIVAFQTVPKVALAPLFVLWFGFGLTSKVVMAAVISFFPMLVNVIEGLRAADADRIQMLTVFGASRAQIFRMVRLPSALPFIFAGLDIGIVFAILGAVVGEFIGAKEGLGYLLLQTNYNFDIAGMFAVLVVLSVMGLLAHFLIRLLQRRLAFWAEDTKVIGA from the coding sequence ATGGCAGACACCGAGGTAGTGGAGACCACCGCCCCGGCCCCCGGGCCGACGGCCCCCCGGCGACGCCGGGTCGACCTGCGCGAACGTCCCCAGCTCTGGCTCGTCCCCACCGTCTTCGTCGTGGTCGTGCTCGCCTGGGAGTACGGCACCCGGCTGCTGGACGTCGACGAGTACGTGCTGCCCCGCCCGTCCCAGATCGTCGAGGCGCTGCACCGGCAGCTCACCGACGAGCAGTTCTGGGGCCACTTCTGGGTCACCAGCCAGGAGGCGCTGCTCGGCTTCGCCATCGGCGTCGGCGCGGCCGTGCTGCTGGGCACCTTCATCTCCCAGATCAAGGTGGTCGAGGCGACCCTGATGCCGTACATCGTGGCGTTCCAGACCGTGCCGAAGGTCGCCCTCGCGCCGCTGTTCGTGCTCTGGTTCGGCTTCGGGCTCACCAGCAAGGTGGTCATGGCCGCCGTCATCTCGTTCTTCCCGATGCTGGTCAACGTCATCGAGGGGCTGCGGGCCGCCGACGCCGACCGGATCCAGATGCTCACCGTCTTCGGCGCCAGCCGGGCGCAGATCTTCCGGATGGTGCGGCTGCCCAGCGCGCTGCCGTTCATCTTCGCCGGCCTGGACATCGGCATCGTCTTCGCCATCCTCGGCGCGGTCGTCGGCGAGTTCATCGGCGCGAAGGAGGGCCTGGGCTACCTGCTGCTGCAGACCAACTACAACTTCGACATCGCCGGCATGTTCGCCGTGCTGGTGGTGCTGTCGGTGATGGGCCTGCTGGCGCACTTCCTCATCCGGCTGTTGCAGCGCCGGCTCGCCTTCTGGGCCGAGGACACCAAGGTGATCGGCGCATGA
- a CDS encoding SDR family NAD(P)-dependent oxidoreductase — protein sequence MSGTGDAFRLDGRVALVTGAARGIGARIAATLAARGAVVAHADLADVDDPGGPHSRHRVDIRQAGSCARLVAGVLDRHGRLDLLVNNAGVVRRGPAATMTEEDFATVLDVNLTGTFRMCQAAYPALRAARGAVVNLGSTNGQIAVLNTVGYCVSKAGVLHLTRVLALEWARDAIRVNAVGPTIVPTDMTTDVRGDAAYLAEKLATIPLGRMAHPDDVANAVAYLLSDAAAMVTGQTVFVDGGVTIH from the coding sequence ATGAGCGGCACCGGCGACGCCTTCCGCCTCGACGGCCGGGTCGCCCTGGTCACCGGCGCGGCCCGGGGCATCGGCGCGCGGATCGCCGCCACCCTCGCCGCCCGGGGCGCGGTCGTCGCCCACGCCGACCTGGCCGACGTCGACGACCCCGGCGGGCCGCACAGCCGCCACCGGGTCGACATCCGCCAGGCGGGCTCCTGCGCGCGGCTGGTCGCCGGGGTCCTCGACCGGCACGGCCGGCTCGACCTGCTGGTCAACAACGCCGGCGTGGTCCGCCGGGGGCCGGCGGCCACGATGACCGAGGAGGACTTCGCCACGGTCCTGGACGTCAACCTCACCGGCACGTTCCGGATGTGCCAGGCGGCGTACCCGGCGTTGCGCGCCGCCCGGGGCGCCGTGGTGAACCTCGGCTCGACCAACGGGCAGATCGCCGTGCTGAACACCGTCGGCTACTGCGTCAGCAAGGCCGGCGTGCTGCACCTGACCCGGGTGCTGGCCCTGGAGTGGGCGCGCGACGCCATCCGGGTCAACGCCGTCGGCCCGACCATCGTCCCCACCGACATGACCACCGACGTGCGCGGCGACGCCGCGTACCTCGCCGAGAAGCTGGCCACCATCCCGCTCGGCCGGATGGCGCACCCCGACGACGTCGCCAACGCCGTCGCCTACCTGCTCAGCGACGCCGCCGCGATGGTCACCGGCCAGACCGTCTTCGTCGACGGCGGCGTCACCATCCACTGA
- a CDS encoding nuclear transport factor 2 family protein, translated as MDAARLVDHYLQLCEDRDLDRAGRLLAPGALIVFPGGRRFATLAELAAASGGTYRWVRKHRDRYLVGVAAADGVSVTSLGRLYGQWPDGEPFDGIRYADVFVLRDGLIVEQHVYNDLATAVARRDPSR; from the coding sequence ATGGACGCCGCCCGGCTGGTCGACCACTACCTGCAACTCTGCGAGGACCGCGACCTCGACCGGGCCGGTCGGCTGCTCGCCCCGGGGGCGCTGATCGTCTTCCCCGGCGGGCGTCGCTTCGCCACCCTGGCCGAGCTGGCGGCGGCGTCGGGGGGCACCTACCGGTGGGTGCGCAAGCACCGCGACCGGTACCTGGTCGGCGTCGCCGCCGCCGACGGCGTCTCGGTGACCTCCCTCGGCCGGCTGTACGGGCAGTGGCCCGACGGCGAGCCGTTCGACGGGATCCGCTACGCCGACGTGTTCGTCCTGCGCGACGGGCTGATCGTCGAGCAGCACGTCTACAACGACCTCGCCACCGCCGTGGCGCGGCGGGACCCGTCCCGCTGA
- a CDS encoding ABC transporter substrate-binding protein, which yields MKQKWGVLPAVLVAALALAGCGGSGDDAAAKEGEPAKLTFAIASAVIGPKEEVAVYAVAKELGYFAEEKLTVETINTDGSVAALQAVASGSADLTAADSGSILGAVEKNVPVKAIGGLVQNWPWVMAVKPDSTLTGGADLKGKKIGVISLASGSAPYARAFVAAAGLDPAKDVELLPVGVGAPAAAALNDGKVDMLALYTQAYAVIENSGITLKYLDNPDAFDGIRSLSFAVGARKLDDNKDVYTRFMRAAYKAMLFSAKNPEAAMRIGYQVFPQILAGKQAADQLPADTRSLTAWLKTATPASGTPEQFGDWGAISDQEWTKTQAYTKEAGQITGDVQLGDVWEPGLLAGANDFDKAAVLDRAANYPAK from the coding sequence ATGAAGCAGAAGTGGGGTGTGCTGCCGGCGGTGTTGGTCGCCGCGCTGGCCCTGGCCGGATGTGGGGGCTCCGGCGACGACGCGGCCGCCAAGGAGGGGGAGCCGGCGAAGCTGACCTTCGCCATCGCCTCCGCGGTCATCGGTCCCAAGGAGGAGGTGGCCGTCTACGCGGTCGCCAAGGAACTCGGCTACTTCGCCGAGGAGAAGCTCACCGTCGAGACGATCAACACCGACGGCTCCGTCGCCGCCCTCCAGGCGGTCGCCTCCGGCAGCGCCGACCTGACCGCCGCCGACAGCGGTTCCATCCTCGGCGCGGTCGAGAAGAACGTGCCGGTCAAGGCCATCGGCGGCCTGGTGCAGAACTGGCCGTGGGTGATGGCGGTGAAGCCGGACAGCACGCTCACCGGCGGCGCCGACCTCAAGGGCAAGAAGATCGGCGTGATCAGCCTGGCCTCCGGCTCCGCGCCGTACGCCCGGGCCTTCGTCGCCGCCGCCGGCCTCGACCCCGCCAAGGACGTGGAGCTGCTGCCGGTCGGCGTCGGCGCGCCGGCCGCCGCCGCGCTCAACGACGGCAAGGTCGACATGCTGGCCCTCTACACCCAGGCGTACGCGGTGATCGAGAACTCCGGGATCACGCTGAAGTACCTCGACAACCCCGACGCCTTCGACGGCATCCGGTCGCTGAGCTTCGCCGTCGGCGCCCGCAAGCTCGACGACAACAAGGACGTCTACACCCGGTTCATGCGGGCGGCGTACAAGGCGATGCTGTTCTCCGCGAAGAACCCGGAGGCCGCCATGCGGATCGGCTACCAGGTGTTCCCGCAGATCCTCGCCGGCAAGCAGGCCGCCGACCAGCTGCCGGCCGACACCCGCAGCCTCACCGCCTGGCTCAAGACGGCCACCCCGGCCTCGGGCACGCCCGAGCAGTTCGGCGACTGGGGCGCGATCAGCGACCAGGAGTGGACCAAGACCCAGGCGTACACCAAGGAGGCCGGCCAGATCACCGGGGACGTGCAGCTCGGCGACGTGTGGGAGCCGGGCCTGCTCGCCGGGGCCAACGACTTCGACAAGGCCGCGGTGCTCGACAGGGCCGCCAACTACCCCGCCAAGTAG